The window TTGTACTTCCCCTGATATGATTTTATGTGCTTCTGAGAGTTAGTTTACTAAATTGCATTATTTAATTCTTTCTCATATGGTAATGACTGTTGAATGATGGAAATTTGGCTCAAATGACTATTAGAATTCACCTCAATTTGCTACATTTTGCTATTTATTGAAGATAATTTGACATCTGATTTTAAAGCAGAATATAACCAAATCGGAAATTCAAAACTTCAGGATGCTCATAAATATCACATGTTGCAATTATTGAGTTTGTATTGTGATCATGTCGTGTCAATTTCGAATTAGTGTCAAAATGATTAAACCGTAGTCCAACCCAAAAAATTTCATATCAATCTCGTATTAACCTAATCGGGATAGTATCGATTACGTGTGGTGTTGTCGagtcatatttaattttaatttggatcaaatttatttttaggaaaaccTCACTTTTAATCTTCAGGTTATTGGGATTCTCCATCTCATTAATTTTTATCCTTGCCGTAAaatattggttcaattttatcattttctaatAAATTCCGTGGGCACGTTTTATtcgaaattattttgaaaatgataaaattaaatcaaattttctattatcaaaataaaaatcacaaaaaaattatgaatgGACAAAATTAACTTATTTTATAAGATAAggacaaaatcattatttttttcaacgactttggaaggagttaggcttataagtacttaattgagaaaaataatggattaaacaaaataaaatcacatgaTATGCATACTATGTTTGTGCTCAATTTTTGAAAGgatattgaaattaaaaaagttattaaaatttattaattataagattaagtagattgatttgtctgaaactaaatctaaaaataagatTTCTTTGGTGTTGTCAGTATCCCATTGTTTCTAGAAGAACAGTTTGATTGAGTCCCACCCTGGAAAGCTAGAGTTAAGAAAGGGTGGAGCTAGTGGCaggaaaaaaacatatattatcCCTAATTTTCTTTAATCTGGCGACGAAGTTATAGGGAAGCTTAAACTACTCTTAGTTGGCTAGTAATGGAATTCCAGGGCAAACTCCAAATATGAGAAACTCCAAATaatcatttggaattggaaattgaaCATCACTGGGTGCACATGTCTAGAACAACATattcatttactaatttagaacAAAATTAGTTTCATTGCATCAAACTCTAactttaaaacacaaaaaccatTCCACTAATTATATCAGTGCCTTTTGAGTCCATCCTTGTACTCGGTTCCTGAGGCGTTCAAACTCTTTTTGGTATTCGTGCAAGGACCCTATCTGCTTCACCCTGGATAAAGCTTCATCAAAATCCTCACAATTCGTTGGACCAAACCTGGCCCACAACTCCTCCAAAAAAAATGGCCCATGATATCTCCATGCTCTCTTCTTTGTACGTTCTTTTTAGAGACTGCCACCATTCACTAGCTTCACCCTCTAGGTGAAACGATGCTAACGGTACCTTTTGAGCCTCGGTGGTCAGTTGGTAGTCAAAGAATTGTTCGACTCGTGTACACCAGACAGTCGGATCCTCCCCAGCAAACCTAGGAAATTTGAGTTTGGCTAGTTGTGAAGAAAACATCGGTTTTCCTCTTGTAAAAGTCTTCTTGTTTTCCTCCTCACCCGTCACGTGTCGATTTTCAGAGTGCCTGGAATTGTTGCTACCTTCACTAGTATGATTTGGCCCATACGATCCTGACATATTGCTGATGGCTTCTTCAATCTTAGTCATCTTGTCTTCAATTCCCAATTCTATTTTGGTGAAACTGTCATGAAGACTACCTATTCTCTCTTTGTTGCTCGCCATGAAAACCTCGCTTTGATACCAATGTTAGGTCCCAATCAGGAGATGATTTTCAATCAATGAAATTGAGTTCTATTTCGGGTAAGAACAAACCACAATAAGAAATTTATAATTCAAAATTCAGATATCCTCTCTAGAAAAGCCCAAGGGATTAAATACAATAATTTGCAACCCACTTCCCAATATCCTAGCCTATTTTTACGATACTAGTGGTTTCCCACTTGAGACCAGTTCTTTATTTATCTGTTCTTTATTTCCCAAGGCACCACCGAAGAGCGTTGGCGGAGCAAGTGAACCACCATGCTTGAATCTGATTCGATCCATAAATGAAACCATTATTTCTCTCAAGCTATCTCAATGGCGAAAATAACAGCTCTTAGTTCCGCAAGGTGTGCAAAGCTGTCTGGTATCGGAAAAGCAAAACACCCTCGAGCAAAGCCTCTCCCATTTCTAAAAATCCCCCCTGCACCCGCTGGACCCGGCGCTCCTTCCGCAGACCCGTCGGTTTCACTTTAATCCATTCCGGACCTGGCGGAATCTAGCGCACCAGTTTATAATCCGGAGCAGGCGGCGGATGATAGGGGttaaaaaaccctatctttgggtacgattttaggacgatttttagcgttatttcatgaataagagagcaattctcgcatttatatgcttttgtgtgagttagttgtaaattggaaatgttttatttacttttcgttgtttaggctcgttttctggttattttaggaaaatatggccaaaatagcatgtgcGTTAAAATTCCATTACCTTTTAtaggtaattgatccgccaaaagtggCACCAAATGGAGTGTTTACTggaaataagcgattggcgagtcaatgaaaatagatttcaaaacatgactaaatttgatttttattttacaaaacttatttgtacataaaaaccagaaataaaaattaaaaaaaaataaaaataaaaataaaaataaattaaactaaaaataaataaaaataaaaataaaaattatgaacgaaagataagaaaaaaattaaaaatatgaaaacgaaataaattaatgttcatagaacaaaagacatcttattgaaaattatgAGTGTCATGGTCGAGAAATTGGAATATCGATCTCGAcacagtaagttcagaaatttataaaacttcaaataaaaatcactatagagatttgtttaaaaatctctatacaaTTAGAAACTTAAATTACgtgtgattttaattcaattgagatttctttAAATTCAATTGAGATATCTTTAAATGTAAAGATACTTGCCTCATTTagtacaaatatttaagatacatagcatattttcaatatctttcaatgaagttttttatttctaatctaatcattattgctaagctaaagatgaatataaaattttaactaaaaatgaaaatgtaaatattaaaatacaaaaactaaaaagaactaaaaaaaatgtgataaaccttaagaattctcaaggagaataaAAAATATGGACAAAATTAATTACCTGGACCGATTTAAAATAATGGTCCTGTCCGTTCTAACTTACCTGGAAtaagatgtttttttttacgttttctcaatttaaggatctactgatttgcggttgaatgcccgaacttctagttttgtgcacgaactggaactacgcacatgaaccgaaactttcaaaactatattaaaagtatacaattccttcctagCGGATAAGGTAATTTCATTGACTGTATTCCCCATTCCTACTTtctgatatatctgtctgagaagagttAATTGGccgtttcttagagagataaatgtaggtgtttaaggaaatgatatgataaaagaagaaattatttggATGTAACGTAggatttgaataatttttttacaaagAGATGTGATATTTTGGGTGAAGGGTtggtgtatagaaaagaggtaaatgtgtttgggaagaggtaaattttctggaaaaatcatctgtcacgtctgacatcatgtttcataaaattttcttttccttctgatgtatttgctagccgaatttcttttctgtagactccttctgcgaattttattgataatcaaatctccagtttatctttGACAAAACttggattatttttttatctgcaaacatctaaatgcaaatgtttaaataacaacgaggatttagtcctagtgaccatcctcaataaaaaaaactagaaaataaataaatatattgttaaccaaggttcggaataaaacacgaaaaacataaatttttgttaaaaatttggcgttccccggcaacggcgccaaaaacttgttgagcgcaCTACAAAAAAACGGCTTTTAAGGAGGGTATATATTCTCACTAAAAGCCTAAATATCCTCATAAAAGTGTTTTTAATGAGAATAATTACTCTCATGGGCCCTTCATTACTAGGTCCCTTACTAAATTTATCAACGAGAATAAAATTTATCCTCATTATAAAAGTTACAATGATAATAAATTTATccatattaaaataatatttagtgATAATGAAAACTTCTCATTAAAATATTTGTAATGATTAAAATATATTCTCATTAGATTGTTTATAATGATACAAAATTATGTTATTTAAATAAGTAATAATGACATAGTCACTTCTCATTAAAATAGTTGTAATGATTAAAATATATTCTCATTAGAATGTTTATAATGATCCATAATTATATCATTACTTATAttatacaaaaaaatatatttgttaccagaaattaataataatgttaaaaaatattctcattagtgtttttataataataaaaactcttCTTATTATACCATAATATAGAATGTAAAAACTATTCtcactataaatatttataatgatttaAAAATCTCTTATTGCATCATCAGCTTTCCATCAcaagaaataaataataattgcaaaaaaaaaacaaaaattagaaatttccaTCACAAATGAACCAATCATATATTTTCAAAGTAGCATAGGAACAATTTCATGTTTGCCTTACTAAATATATACTGCATATGTCCAAAAAGTAATAACATGTTCTTGTTCATCAAGACTAGAAACAAAATGTACTAATATGTTCATTTGAAAGAActatttgtccaaaaaatactaACTATGTTAATTTCTAGTCTAATGTTGGCTTGAACCTTCACTTAACCTTCACTTTAATATTCCCTgcaagaaataataaaaacattaattaataaCACAGAAATCAACCTTTGAGTTATGTCCGGTTAATTCTAGCGTTTTACAGTTAGACTCAATAATCTAGAAAGGTTTATGTACACCGTTTAGATAAAAGACTCAATAATAAGTCTTATTGAGTCAATTTTTGCTCTACGCTTTGACTCCATTAATTGACATTCAGACATAAATTAATCTCAAAGCTTGGAGTTATGTCCTGTCAATTCTAGCATTCTACAATTAGATAAATCAAACAAACTTTCACATGGtgagaagaaaatatgaaacaaACTATACCAAACAACATAACTGTAACTTgtgggtaaaattacttctgaaaATCAAATCAAGTTGAATTATGCTATATTCATGTAAATATGATAATTACAATGTCTACTCTGTTCGAAAGCGACCACAGATAACTAATGACAGTTTGCCAAAAGGAAAATTTGGATGCCTTTTGCTATCAAACGTTGAAAACACCAAGGATTCATCTGTTTAAAGTAAGAAATTTCAAATATGTCCAAAaatgtcaacaactgaagcacAGTTCtggaatatattaaaaacattcAACTCTTTGTCATTGTTATTTTCTCCTTTACTGTTATACCAACCAACCAACCAAACTTAATTGTTTCCCATATCCACCAGTTCCCACCAGTAACTTCTCTTTCTGTATATATTCTACAAGTCAACTTAATTATTCATATCACAACTTTTTCGTGTCAAAAGCATTCACAAAATACACATAGTTATGTACTCTTATCTAATTATATAGGCTCAGTTGGCATGCTAATTTTGTAGGAACAACAACACTAATACTGAACCAGAAGACACAAGGCAATGTATATTGGAGCACATTTGATGACATCAATATGTGCAGCATTTGCATTAAAAATCATATGTAATCCTGTAAAAGATTGAGGACTCAAAAGAAAATAGAACATGTGCTTAAAGATGAGAGATATGTTAAAGATCACACACCTCATGATGGTCAGAATTTGTACTTGGAGATGCAACAGGTGATGATTGGACACAACCATTCCCCATGTCTAACCTACTTTCAATCGCCTCCAATCTTCTCTTGAGATTACGATTTTCTTCTTCATTATCTTGGATTTTAGCATCCCTTGCTTGGATTTTAGCCTCAAGCTCTTTTTCATAAGTAGATTTTGGTCCACTCAATTGCTTTCGCTTTATTCCACCTCCATAACCAAAGACACGGTTGTGGGACTGCGGTCCAAAGCATTTGTCAATCACCTCCATCGTAGAAAGTGATGGGTCAAATTGTGTGGTCTTCACAATTTCATCCTACAAAGAAGCCCATCGGATTACATGTGGTATAAAAAACAACATAAATAAGATACCTTAGATGGCTAATTAGAAATGCTGACATATTTGTTTATCGCTTCTTGGTCTTgcaattttccatttttttacCGAGTCTCGAAGAAAAGTCTTGGGAAATTAGGTGGATTTCCATCTTTGCCTCCCTAGTTTGACGTAAATGAAGGTGTAAATTTGTTTAAGTGATTAatgaaacaaatgaaaaaaacatTATAAACTTGTTTCTTACCATATCATAAATAATTGCTCGATGTGGTTTACTTCCACTTCGATGAGGCATCACAGTCTTGGctctatttttcatatttcgTTTGCTCATTCTCtataaacatttaaaaacatcaGCTTCCTTATGAACTGTTTAGTTGTAATATACAAGCAAAATACTAAACCTGAAATTCTTCAGTAGAGAACTTCTCATTCACAAGCCATGTCCAATCTCCAACATTAATAAACGGTGGACAATTTTTCAAGGCTTCTCCTTTCGTTTTGCAAGGTCTCACATAAGTAAGGTACAAAGTTGACCTCCATGCTGTCCACAAATAACCCATATGCTCCAAAGTTTCTTCGCGATAAATGTCCATGTTCTCATTTTCAAAACAGTCCTACAACAAATGATACAACACATAAGTACtacaacaaataaataaaagatcacTACTTCAGAATAGATTTTACGAACCATCCTATACAGTTAAGGGATTCTCTTatgtaattaatcaaaatagatTTACCTTGACCGAGACCCATAGATGGTTCTTGACTTCTTTCGTCACATCCTTCCAAGTTTGAAATTGTATTGGACAAATATTGACATCACGAACAAGTCTCCCCAAGTGCCTTGACCAAGATTTATGATTATCACCCACAGCACGATTATTGTAGAATTCAATCTTAAGCTTTTCTCATGTCTTTAGAGATGCAACTTTCTTATTCATATTCTTCCCCCTGACTTTTCTCATCCCTTGAGGTGTAGAATCTAACAATATAAGATGTTTAAATTCAATGTCTATAATAGATTTATACCATGGAGAACACAAAACTATATGTTTTAACATGAGGAAAATACATAGCATATAATTAACTTACCTTTGACATACTTGTCTGATATAATATACACTGAGTCACCAAATTTACCATCTTCAGCAATAGGAGTATATTTTGCTACAAGATATTGACCAACAGCTTCTGGTGGTATAAGAAACACCTTAAATACATAAAAAGAATATAAGAGTTAGCACTAAATTGCATTGCGAAAATAAATATTACCATCACTATTTCCACTTTGAATAAGGTAAATTACTTGCCTTCTCAGTCTGAGATAAGCTAATAGATTGAAAATCATTCTCTACTCCAAAGTTCTTTGAAGTGGTGATAAACATCTGAATAGTGCTAGCTTGTTCATTCCCTCCAACAACAACACCAGACACTGTCACCTTCCTGTTTACCTTAAGACCGCCTACAATCTTAACATTTGTAACTTTCGGATTTGATGAAATTGAGATAATTGGATCTGTAAAAAGATATTTTTAATCAATGAAATTGTAATGAATAACAACATAACCATTAAAATAGATTTTCAATGTTACCTAATGATGGATTGCACTCCGGCATATTTGTAACTATCGGATTCGATGAGATTGCAACAGTTGAAGCTGCAAAGagatattttaaaaatgaaattataatgAATAACTACAAAATCAATGAAACAGTTTTATAACCGTACCTAATGGTGGATTGTCCTCTTGAAGTTTGAAGGATAAAAGGGGGGCTTTTGGATCTTCGTTGAAGTTAACATGTATCTCTGGATCACCTGCATGATCCTTAAGCATGAAGATGATATCGGTATCATCATCTAATGAAAATCCCACATCGTTAGTGATTTTGAACTGAACAGAATATATATCGCAAAATTTTTTGCATAACCTCAAAACATCTAAGTAAGAACTgtcttcattgaaatccttgTCTATGTATTCTTTTTCGCCATAGTGCATAACAAGAACATGACAGCTGCtacctttaatatatatataaaataacatcaaaaaaatcagtaaaaattaaaacaaatataTTTGAACAACTAAAGACATAATACCATAACTAGAAACCAGTTTTGTTTCCCAGTTTTGTTGGTAACATGCTCAAATCAACTTGCTTATGCTCAAACCAGTTCTGTAACAGAATGGCAAACCAGTTCAGAACTGGAAACCATTACAAAACTGAGTTTACCAgcatgtatatgtatatatgagtTTAGGTACGTTTTGAAACTGTAAAATTGGGACAGCTTAAAGTGTCATTATTGCCTGCTGGTTTAGggtataaattaataaatagatGACTTTGAATTCTATTAAATATACCTATTGGATGAAGTAACATAAGCATATTCATATTCCTTGTTATTCAAAATTCTTTGGATCCATTATAGTGCTAaatctcaacagtgatatatgaATAAATAAATGTTGAAAGTTAGAAAATAGGAAGCTAAATGCACCTAAATGCATATGATGTTATGTAGTGGGTAGGCTTCCAAAAAAATCAAGTGGGGCCTCAACAGACAGCGATTTACATGGCACAAGAAAGAGGGAAGCGAAGAGAACTACTTCAAAAGTTCATGAATGTGTGTTCTGCGGCCAaggtattattattataaagcaTAAATATAGTATTGTTAAGTTTGATAGTTAAAGTGAAGTAAATGAGAATGAAACAGATAAAGGCATATAGAATTCTCGATGTTGGTGGAAAAAGCTATATTGGATCTCATTCCCATTCTCAATGTTAGGAAGCTTGTGCTTGGAACCTCCAAGTCCACCCTCAGGTCAAATATATCTATCACTCCCTATTTTGAAAGTATTTCTCAAATTATTGGATAACTCATCTAGAATTCTGAGATTTATTTAAATTGTTTTCTGTTATAGGAAAGTGAAGGGAAAGAAAGGAAGTGGAATAAGTGAGATAGTTGAGGATGCATCAGAGTTTTGTGGAGTTAAAATCGTATGTGAAGGAAA of the Euphorbia lathyris chromosome 7, ddEupLath1.1, whole genome shotgun sequence genome contains:
- the LOC136235055 gene encoding uncharacterized protein, with amino-acid sequence MDIYREETLEHMGYLWTAWRSTLYLTYVRPCKTKGEALKNCPPFINVGDWTWLVNEKFSTEEFQRMSKRNMKNRAKTVMPHRSGSKPHRAIIYDMDEIVKTTQFDPSLSTMEVIDKCFGPQSHNRVFGYGGGIKRKQLSGPKSTYEKELEAKIQARDAKIQDNEEENRNLKRRLEAIESRLDMGNGCVQSSPVASPSTNSDHHEGILK
- the LOC136235054 gene encoding uncharacterized protein isoform X3; its protein translation is MIKDKNSKLKAPKGGNFIPPGMLAKRRGSELKTRKSIKETPKTLVANHTSDPEIHVNFNEDPKAPLLSFKLQEDNPPLASTVAISSNPIVTNMPECNPSLDPIISISSNPKVTNVKIVGGLKVNRKVTVSGVVVGGNEQASTIQMFITTSKNFGVENDFQSISLSQTEKVFLIPPEAVGQYLVAKYTPIAEDGKFGDSVYIISDKYVKDSTPQGMRKVRGKNMNKKVASLKT
- the LOC136235054 gene encoding uncharacterized protein isoform X1, translated to MIKDKNSKLKAPKGGNFIPPGMLAKRRGSELKTRKSIKETPKTLVANHTSSSCHVLVMHYGEKEYIDKDFNEDSSYLDVLRLCKKFCDIYSVQFKITNDVGFSLDDDTDIIFMLKDHAGDPEIHVNFNEDPKAPLLSFKLQEDNPPLASTVAISSNPIVTNMPECNPSLDPIISISSNPKVTNVKIVGGLKVNRKVTVSGVVVGGNEQASTIQMFITTSKNFGVENDFQSISLSQTEKVFLIPPEAVGQYLVAKYTPIAEDGKFGDSVYIISDKYVKDSTPQGMRKVRGKNMNKKVASLKT
- the LOC136235054 gene encoding uncharacterized protein isoform X2 gives rise to the protein MIKDKNSKLKAPKGGNFIPPGMLAKRRGSELKTRKSIKETPKTLVANHTNDDTDIIFMLKDHAGDPEIHVNFNEDPKAPLLSFKLQEDNPPLASTVAISSNPIVTNMPECNPSLDPIISISSNPKVTNVKIVGGLKVNRKVTVSGVVVGGNEQASTIQMFITTSKNFGVENDFQSISLSQTEKVFLIPPEAVGQYLVAKYTPIAEDGKFGDSVYIISDKYVKDSTPQGMRKVRGKNMNKKVASLKT